Genomic segment of Drosophila ananassae strain 14024-0371.13 chromosome 2L, ASM1763931v2, whole genome shotgun sequence:
AATGAAAGATTTTATATGTAAAAGGAAAAATAACTACGAGCGGAGACGAAATTGATTTAAATGGCAGATTAAATCatgagatatagccatcggaTGCATTTTTCGCACTTCTTAAAAGGGATTATTGAAAGGGTTAAaaggaaaaatttcaaaaaaaaaaaatctgcaaaatattttgttcttagattttgatgcaaaatgaAGGATATACGGTCTACAGGAAGGAATCggtctacaaatcgattgaagtattccgctcaagaatcggatagaattcggccaagatatggccttcgcagggGCCCTTCATGTACCTTCCCCACATCTTGAAGGGGAGCCCagaaaatttcatcaaaaatctgaaaaatattttgttcttagattttgatgcaaaatgaAGGAGAATCGGTCAACCAATCGATTAAgctattccgcttaagaatcggatagaatttggccaagatatggtcttcgctgggggccatattggcccTCCATGTACCTTCCCCACATTGAAGAGGATCGGCCCagaaaatttcatcaaaaatctgaaaaatattttgttcttagatgGTAATGCAAAATGGAGGAGAATCGCTCAAGTAATCGTTTAacgtattccgctcaagaatctgatagATAGGCCAAGATATTCTTTcttaataagaaaattgaaaagccTTCAAATATCATGGCGTATAGTTAATCTTTGACTCTTTAAGCGTATTAACAGTTATTTACCGCTATACGCTTATAGTTATATTCCGCTTTTAACTCAAAGATTCCAAGCAGGCAAGGATCAACAGGCGTAGCTGGTCGCCCTCACaagcaattttaattaaaagcatCCACATTTTCGATATTTGCTGGcgccattttatttttttttttcatttattaaatacaTTTCAAAATGGTCTCCAGCGCCCCAGCGAACCGCTGACCATGGCAGCCTGTGGGCGctgtatttaataatatagCGGCCAAATCCGCAAATAATGTGTAAatgataaaaattttattgagaGAAAAGGCGGACAAAAGCCGTGAAAAAACTGAGATAAACGAATAAAAATGCAACTGCAAACAAAATCCTCGCAACTGTGAAATGACCTCAGCTTGgcacatttttaattaaactgcATTAAAATATATGGTCCGCGTGTGTTCAATACATGccacatattttttatattgaattttaGCAGTAAAGAacgattttttaattaatgcgCCAGTGACAGTCCACCGACTGAGCCGCGAAGCAAATTAttgccaaacaaaaaaaaaaaaacaatgtgtCCCTTTGATGATTGACGAATAGATTGTACCCTGTGGATAAGTCAATAAAGTATTATATTAAAAGAGAGCACGAGCGGAGCAATAttcatatttcatttttttgatTGCGTGGATTTCAATTTCCAACTATATTAAATACTTGAATGCGGAGCGAATAACCAATAAAGATTTCAAGCAGCGAATTCGCAAAAATCCATTAAGAGTATATCATCAGGGATTAATGAACTTAATCGGGCGATTATCCGCATCAAAAGACTGGCCTGGGTACCTCTTTCCGTGGCACTTTATAGTTGCCATTCGACTTCGCATAAATTAGCCACATAGACCCTGCAGAGCTGCTAACTTCCAAGTGGCTGGTCAAGTCAAGATGTCTACTAATTGCCATTTTACTGTCACATTTGCTTGGGGATTTACATGTGCATACAATTCACATTATCGTTCCGAGTTGGCCAGCTAAGCCTGCTCTGGGAAATGGCCGGGCCACGCCCCATCAGGACTCTCGAGCGGTTCGTGtgcattttattaataattatccTTGGGGTCCGGGCTGTGGGCTTATGCAAATTAGCGACCAGGCATTAAGTGCAGTTAACTTCAGTTTGTTCAGCAACGGCAACCATTTTGCAAATTTAAAGTCGGAAATGGGGGAAGCAGGCTAGTTCGCAACTTTACTTCCGGCATAAATTTGTTGGAAAGTGAAATTAATAGGTTCTGGGGGGAGGGAAGTTTGAAACAGTTCAGATGGACTGAGAAGGAAATGGGAAAGTTTATTAAGTTGGTCATTGAAACATATTTTGTACTGGTATATTCTATGAATCAATCAataattttacttttaattagATCTTACAgacgatttaaaaaaaggtgGATAACAAATAGTAAATTAGTCATGCCGCCGTGAAGAgcgtttattaatttataacagatgttttaaattttcatcTTAAAAGTATGCcgcttttattaaatattcagTTTGAAAAGAGGTCCAAAAGAAGTTTTTTATGAGCGAATTCACATTTAATAGTGCTTTCGAATTCGAGACCCAGTAAGATTCTGAAGCAATACTTTTATCTCTTATAGAAGAACGCCTCACGAAGTAGAGCCAGAAATATGCGATACTTTATGCCTAAGCTACTGAAGCTGACTTTCTGGAGCGGAGGCAAGTAAATTAACACTAATTACAACATAATAACTATAAAATCGCAGAGACAAGTGCTCGGCAGACTCAACAGCTCATTGCCGGGCACTTGCCACTCAACAAGCCGCCGGCCCGTCCGTGGAGTGGAGCCAAGTTCCTGCCAGGGCATATCCTGCTGTGAACCGAACCGAACTGGCCGCCTGCAGCGCCTGAGAAAGGCAAGCAAAACAGAGTGCAAAACATGATTAAgagtgaaatatttatttgcagCACTTGGAGGCGCGCCACGGCAGCGCCAACAATTAGAAGCAAACTAAGAGTACTCGTTCTCCCGGCGTCGACACGGCTTAAACATGTAAATGGCTGCAGGGCAGCGCCGAGCAAGGAGGAGCAATGATTTAATGGTTTCCACGGCTAACTCGCCCAAGGAGCTTAAGTGCCGTGGCGGCAACAAGTGCACGGGTCTTAAAGCTTAGTTTAATTATATTACGAGTACGGGTAGCTACTATAAATCTTTGCATAGATATTAAGAAtgttaaaataaaagttaaatgCTGGCTTAGTTCTAATATTCTTCTTCCTCGTCAAAGCCGTAGCCAAAttcgtcgtcctcctcgtcGCCCTTGTTCAGCATGTCCTGGAGTGTGGCCTCTGGCTCGGCCTCGGGTTCCGCATCAGCCTCCTCCTGCTCAACGTCCTCGTCCATATCGTCTTGAAATGAGTTTAAAGTTTCATAAGTACAAGGATAATGTGAACTACATAGGTACTTACCTGTTTCAATAACCACAGCTTGCTTGGTCTCAGCTGGCTCTTCACTTGCCGCCTGGCTAACTGGCAATCCGGCCTCAGCCTTGACTCTTTTCCGGCTTGGACCTGGTAAATCATAAGCCGGCCGAGAGCGACTATTTTTAGAAACTACAGGTCCCTCCTCTACGATCACTGGCTGCTCCTTTATTTCTTGCAGGGTAGTTGGCTTGGTCTCCGTACTCGTTGCCGCAGATTCTCCCGTTAGCCCGCCGATGCCTTCGGTCAAAGTCTTAAGGATCTCGTAGTTGATCTTACTGGATATTTTCTTCTCCTGAAGCATTTTCTCAATGGCCTCGCCGGCAGTGGACGAGGGCCCGATAACTTTCTTGCGCGGCTTCCGCTTCTTGCGTTCCGGCTTGCCTTCCTCGCGTTCCTTGGCCAGCCTCTCCTCACGCTCCTGTTGCTCGCGCAAATACTCGGCGTTTAGATTCTTCCACATGTCCAGCTTGGACACAGCCTCCTCCTCCGTCAGCACATACTGATCCAGCTCGTCGTCATTTAGGTCTTCGATAAACAGCTCAGTTTCCTGTGGCGCTTTGGTGCGCTCGACATCCTCCAGGTCACTCTGGGTAACCCGGCAAATAGCCTCGATGTCGGGGCGTAGTCCTTCGATTCCGGACACCAAGCCTCCGGGCTCCACTTTCTTTACGCCCTCATCTTTGTCTATCAAATCCTTGATAACCTCTGCATTGGACTGTTCGATAAACTGACGAGACTCCTCCATTTCAAGTTCATTCTCCGAAATACTTTTCGGCGTACTCGGTGAACTAGTTATGGTCGTACTTTTCCCGTGGGCTAGCTTTTGGAAAACACTGTTTGCGTACTTGCCGAGATCCTTTTCTAAGTGTGCATCGATCTGTTTTTGCAGCTCTGTAAGCTCCTGCTCTCCTATCTAGACATAAACATTAAGGTTTTAATTTCAAAGTCTTTAAACGGTGTGTCCACTTACATCCTTGATCCTCTCTCGATCCTTCTTACGTGCTGCCTTAAACGAGGGTGGATCTTGTTCGCGCTCCAGGTCAACGGTCATGAACTCCTCGAGGGTCAGTCCGCCAGAAGGGGTTTCCGCAAACTCCGAGAGGCGCTTGCGGAGTGTGGACTCGTGAATCTTGACCACACCAATCACATCCAACAGGGTGCGATTAAAGTCGTGCATGCGAGCAGCAATCAACAGTGctaaattgaaaattgcaaTCATTTAGCTCCAGTTGTTAATTTCAAACTAAAACTTGATGTGTCAGTTACCTGCTCCACAAAGGCCAGTGGGTCGTCGGCCGGAATGCATGCAATCCTTTTTCATGCGCTGTACAATCCTCAATGCCGTCATGGACACCTCGTGTGTCTTTGCTCCCAACTGGAGTCGATTGGCGAAGCGCATGATGTACAGACATGGATCTGGAAACGTCAATAAGGAAGCAATGAATAATTACTATAATTACTCCGTAAAACCCCAACAAGACCAGCTTTTTATACTCTAATTCATTTGGGATATAGTGAGTTTCATAAATTCTCATAAAAATATTCCTCTTTCTCTAAACATTATTCCACATTTAGTGCCTTTTTGAGAGGAACTAGAAAGAAATATACCCTCAGCTAGAGTAATTTTAACTCCAAATATTTCAATGACGCTGACAAAATGCAAGAGCATCAGCCGAAGAACTTGCTCGACGACCTTGAAGCCGGGTCGGTCTAGCCAACGAAATCGAAAACATTCAATAACCGGCCCACGTCTCCACGGACAGCTGCCGAAATAAACAGTCTTGAACCCGAACTTCAGGTCCGATATTATTCAATTCATTCAACTTTTACATGGCAATGAGCATGGGCTACAGAGTGAAAGAGAGGCTCCGAGAAGACAGGTAGAAAAAAGAGCGAGAGAGCCAAACGGAAGACCTGATCGGCCGAAGATTTTGCGAGCGATATTTTCTCGCATGCGATATTTTTTGTCACTGTTTATACGAGCATTACGCATACGACACGTAGGCCCGAGAGCTGTTTTCTGACATTCATTGGCCTATTAAACCAATAATTAGTTGTATTGGAACGAGATGCAAGATAGCGCCAGCCAAGGAAACCCACAAAACCAGCAACTTCGTCACAGTCATGTGCAATTAACACTTAACCCAGTATTTTCGGCCACTccgacaaaaaacaaaagccacaAACAAATAGCATTTAACGCACGTCAAATACTAACTAAATAGCAGTGCGAAACGCATTGGAAAATCAAAGCCCACAGAGGCACGACCTTGCCAAAGATATTTGCCAAGTGTTTTTTTAACTCCACTTCTCTGTCGGTTTAAATTTGCCGACAAATTGGTCTGGGAAGCACGGTTACAGAAGATTATACTGAAGCACATAATAGCAATTTGCTAAGGAAAACAAAGGGGATACAGTGGGAGATGGACGCTTGGgtcaaaacaaataaattttacaTAATTGTGGCATAATTGATCACTTTAATGCCAAAATAATTAAAGTAAATATAGATATAATAGctcaaataacaataaagatAAAACGttattaaaatcataaaaaatatgaaaacagCGTATTTTTACGTAAGATTGAACTCTAAAATAATGTAATTTGGGGAAATCTTTAATATGAACTTCATTTGTCACCATGTGCCCAATGTGGAGTAGAACATTAGCTAGGCCCTGATTGGTACTGGTACTCCTCGTTCCATCCCCCGAGCCGGCTTGCAGCACCACTTGACACACAAAGGCAGATGCTGTTAAACGTCAACCCCCGCTGACCCAGGAGAGGGGGACCACTAGAGGATGCTTGTCAAAGTCTCGCTAACTGTACTCCatacaaaaaaagaaggaacTCCGcaacaaaaaggggaaaaattatttattaaacccTAATGAATGCGCACATTTGTGGAGGCCCAGCAACAGCCCTCAAACTCTGTCTACCCAGAACTCCCTCCAGCCTccagccaccagccacccTCTGGCGTTTCCTCCGCGGCTGCCGTTGAGAGCTCCACTTGAAAAATGATGCCGTTGCTGCGGTGACTGCGAACTGCAAACTGGGAACTGCGATTGGAAACTGTGACTGCATTGACCCTTCAGCACAGCAGCCCACTCGTTCGCAGCAGCTGTTACTGAAACTGCCGCTATAACAGTTACTGCGACTGCACTGAAACAAATTAATACAAAATCGAAAAGATTATGATTTGTTTCAGGTGATTCTCATTAGaaatgttataaaaaaaatgctagCTCTGAAGTACGTGGTTTTCATTTACAACAAACAAATCAACAAAAGAAACGCTCGTAGACAACAAGACGTATACGTGATTTCAGATTTCTACAATCGGTATTTTCCATTTCCGCAAATCGTTCTCCGAACTTCAACATTATTCTGGCGGAAGCGAATTGGGAGCATGGCTGATGAAACCTGATAACCTTAAAACAAATTAAGACTTAATTGGTAACAATATCGTGTATTTGGTATAGGCTTTTCTTATAGTGCATGGCTACTGCTTGACAGTTGCCAGCGCGGCTGCTGCTAATGGTTTCTTAATGTCGCCCGCCCTCTTCTTGCAGCCACTCCAGGCCCAACTAACTATGGCGCATTCTGCAACTGCAGCTactgaaattattattatttaaactttatttttgcGTTTGTCATGACAGCAATTATCATTTTGGGTGCGGTCTACCCTTCGGCCTTTTGGTCGCTGATTACTCTGCActttgcacaaaaacaaacaaaaaactggCTATTTTGGGTTTCAGTTTCCGTACATTAGCAATTAACTGTGCTTGCTGCCTTAAATTGTTCTGTAATAGACCAAGAACGCGTGATTAATGAGGAAATGCGATCCGAGAAAACCAAGTCTCAGGCCCAAGAGCCAAATCAACAGAGGCGTGAGCATAAATATTGTTTAGCActccataaaaaataaatcaaatcatTTATCGCATGCAATAAACATACTCCTCCCAAGGCAGCACAAACAGCGGCGAAGTTGATTGCCGATCTCCGATCGTTGTCGACCCGATCGACTGACTGGGCCTGAGACTGGGTTGTAAGTTCGTTTGCCGGTTTTGTATCTCACTCGAAAAATTTGTATCTCACTACGAATTCGTTCGTTGACTCGCGCGCACctcagcagcagccgcagcagcagtcACGATACCTtaacaaataaagaaaaaaaaaacacatccAGACATCCAGTGATACCAAAAACAACTCTATCACAACGTGGCCGGGCCGGTCGACGCGCATGCGCAAATCAAAAAGCGAAGAAGCTGCAAACTCAAATTCCGAGCGCACATGTAAAACATCTTTCAACACCTGACTGCGGCTTGTTTCAACGCTGGCTGCCGTCTTTCTCGCCAAATTACAAAAGTGTGTATTTGTCTGATTGCTGGTTAAAGTAATAATAATCGTTGACAAAGTGCGCGTAGCCCGTCGTTTGTTTGTTCTTTTGTTGACGTTTTAATTTATGTGCACTTTTTACCCTCCCATCTTCCAACTGAGAGCTTGTGCCGGCTGAGTgttgagagaaaaaaaaaccaccaAAAGAAAATTGCTTCGAGTGAAGTGTAAATATATCAGAGATgctgacaaaaaaaatcaaaaaaaattccaaagagatataattatttttaatgattatgGATCGTCGTTAGCCACATACCCACTCTCCCCCTCAGTCTCgaatcaaatattttatatgacAAATTCGCATTTACGTCAACTGCCCAGATTTGTTCAGTTTCGTTTTAATAATAGATTTTCAGAGGAAATGGACATCGTTGGCCACTAATTGTTTGcccaaatatttaattattcattAATCTATTAGTGTCTGTGCTATGTAACGCCTAACATAATCAATTAATTCAGGAATTCAGCTTCGAGTGCCGCTTGACTAATTGTTTCGGAGTTAATGGTATTCCTAACGATCGACACCTCAAAGTAAACAATCTGAGATCTCAATCAAGGCTCAACTTTCTTATCATCGTGGAAAAATAGATAGTCTCGCCATATAATTATCTGTTAGCTACACTTTCCGCTAATTGCCGAGCATTTTGCCGTAATTTACGGCTCATAACTATGATTTGTGTTTGGAGAGGTGCTGTTTTTAATGACAGTCCTCCCGGTGTTTGTCAATACTCGGGCTCTGCGTGAATGG
This window contains:
- the LOC6499678 gene encoding transcription factor IIIB 90 kDa subunit, with product MSTALKCRNCGSNEIEEDNARGDRVCMNCGSVLEDSLIVSEVQFEEVGHGAAAIGQFVSAESSGGATNYGYGKFQVGSGTESREVTIKKAKKDITLLCQQLQLSQHYADTALNFFKMALSRHLTRGRKSTHIYAACVYMTCRTEGTSHLLIDISDVQQICSYELGRTYLKLSHALCINIPSVDPCLYIMRFANRLQLGAKTHEVSMTALRIVQRMKKDCMHSGRRPTGLCGAALLIAARMHDFNRTLLDVIGVVKIHESTLRKRLSEFAETPSGGLTLEEFMTVDLEREQDPPSFKAARKKDRERIKDIGEQELTELQKQIDAHLEKDLGKYANSVFQKLAHGKSTTITSSPSTPKSISENELEMEESRQFIEQSNAEVIKDLIDKDEGVKKVEPGGLVSGIEGLRPDIEAICRVTQSDLEDVERTKAPQETELFIEDLNDDELDQYVLTEEEAVSKLDMWKNLNAEYLREQQEREERLAKEREEGKPERKKRKPRKKVIGPSSTAGEAIEKMLQEKKISSKINYEILKTLTEGIGGLTGESAATSTETKPTTLQEIKEQPVIVEEGPVVSKNSRSRPAYDLPGPSRKRVKAEAGLPVSQAASEEPAETKQAVVIETDDMDEDVEQEEADAEPEAEPEATLQDMLNKGDEEDDEFGYGFDEEEEY